One window of Campylobacter lari genomic DNA carries:
- a CDS encoding 4-hydroxy-3-methylbut-2-enyl diphosphate reductase has product MEIELAKSYGFCFGVKRAIKKAEQIKDAATIGPLIHNNEEITRLWKNYNVKTLNDINELNAEKKAIIRTHGITKQDLEKLKQKDIEIFDATCPFVTKPQKICEQMSNEGYEVVIFGDENHPEVKGVRSYVSTKAYVVLDEKELLDIKLPSKIAVVSQTTKKIEKFMEIVNFLMLRVKEVRVFNTICDATFKNQEAINELAKKSDVMIIVGGKNSANTKQLFLIAKNYCEDSYLIENEKEIQKEWFSGKEKCGISAGASTPDWVIDLVLEKIKEYAKIN; this is encoded by the coding sequence TTGGAGATTGAATTAGCAAAAAGTTATGGATTTTGTTTTGGAGTAAAAAGAGCTATTAAAAAAGCCGAGCAGATTAAAGATGCAGCTACTATAGGACCTTTAATTCATAATAATGAAGAAATCACAAGACTTTGGAAAAATTATAATGTTAAAACATTAAATGATATCAATGAATTAAACGCAGAAAAAAAAGCCATTATTAGAACCCATGGTATTACAAAGCAAGATTTAGAAAAATTAAAGCAAAAAGATATAGAAATTTTTGATGCAACTTGTCCTTTTGTGACTAAACCTCAAAAAATTTGTGAGCAAATGAGCAATGAAGGTTATGAAGTTGTTATTTTTGGGGATGAAAATCATCCTGAAGTAAAAGGGGTTAGAAGTTATGTAAGTACTAAAGCTTATGTAGTGCTTGATGAAAAAGAATTGCTTGATATTAAATTGCCTTCTAAAATTGCAGTAGTATCACAAACTACAAAAAAGATAGAAAAATTTATGGAAATTGTAAATTTTTTAATGCTTAGGGTTAAGGAAGTGCGTGTTTTTAATACAATATGTGATGCGACTTTTAAAAATCAAGAAGCAATCAATGAACTTGCTAAAAAAAGTGATGTAATGATAATAGTTGGAGGGAAGAACTCAGCCAATACTAAACAGCTTTTTTTGATAGCAAAAAACTATTGTGAAGATAGTTATTTAATCGAAAATGAAAAAGAAATTCAGAAAGAATGGTTTAGCGGTAAAGAAAAATGTGGCATTAGTGCGGGTGCTTCTACACCTGATTGGGTGATTGATTTGGTTTTGGAAAAAATCAAAGAATACGCCAAAATTAACTAA
- a CDS encoding histidine triad nucleotide-binding protein: protein MREKTVFELIVEGKIPANKVLESEKFLAFHDINPKAPIHILIIPKEHFENFQELRPELMSEMTQFIQELATLLGLDKSGYRLITNCGKNSGQEVFHLHFHMLGGFEFPKNKETQINPQSLF from the coding sequence ATGAGAGAAAAAACCGTATTTGAACTAATCGTAGAAGGAAAAATCCCTGCTAATAAAGTTTTAGAAAGTGAAAAATTTTTAGCTTTTCATGATATCAATCCTAAAGCACCTATTCATATTTTAATCATTCCAAAAGAGCATTTTGAAAACTTTCAAGAATTAAGACCTGAATTAATGAGTGAAATGACACAATTTATCCAAGAACTAGCTACTCTTTTAGGACTTGATAAAAGTGGGTATAGATTAATCACAAATTGTGGAAAAAATAGCGGACAAGAAGTTTTTCATTTACATTTTCATATGTTAGGTGGATTTGAGTTTCCAAAAAATAAAGAAACCCAAATCAATCCTCAATCTTTATTCTAA
- the aroA gene encoding 3-phosphoshikimate 1-carboxyvinyltransferase, translating to MKISPIDSFKVELEDIASDKSISHRFAIFSLLTQGTCKIKNYLKAQDTLHTLAIIQALGAEVEEIDGLIYIKAPKYIKSPNCVLDCGNSGTAMRLLIGFLSAIEDEFFVLSGDCYLNARPMKRVSGPLMSLGAKIFGRANANLAPICIQGAKLDGFDFSSNIASAQVKSALILAALFAKKESYFKEVELSRDHSEIMLNKMGACIEYLNEDKTFIKINPLKEKLKAFEVCVPNDPSSAFYFALAACILPHSKVVLKNVLLNKTRIEAFKILEKMGAKITYNITNKDFESIGEICVESAPLKAVNVSENIAWLIDEIPALAIAFACAKGKSIIKNAKELRVKESDRIKSIVLNLQKCGIKVKEFEDGFEVEGGEVKNAKIESFGDHRIAMSFLILGLRCGMEVDDSECIKTSFPNFIEILKQIGAKIGD from the coding sequence ATGAAGATAAGTCCTATTGATTCTTTTAAAGTAGAGCTTGAAGATATAGCTTCTGATAAGTCTATATCTCATCGCTTTGCTATTTTTTCTTTGCTTACTCAAGGAACTTGTAAGATTAAAAATTATCTAAAAGCACAAGACACTTTACATACTTTAGCAATCATTCAAGCTTTAGGAGCTGAAGTTGAAGAAATTGATGGATTAATTTATATTAAAGCTCCAAAATATATAAAATCTCCAAATTGCGTTTTAGATTGTGGAAATTCAGGTACAGCTATGAGACTTTTAATAGGTTTTTTAAGTGCTATTGAAGATGAATTTTTTGTTCTTAGTGGAGATTGTTATTTAAATGCTAGGCCAATGAAGCGAGTGAGTGGGCCTTTGATGAGTTTAGGAGCTAAGATTTTTGGAAGAGCTAATGCAAATTTAGCGCCTATTTGCATACAAGGGGCTAAGTTAGATGGTTTTGACTTTAGTAGTAATATTGCTTCAGCTCAAGTAAAATCAGCTTTAATTTTAGCAGCTTTATTTGCCAAAAAAGAAAGTTATTTTAAAGAAGTTGAGCTTTCAAGAGATCATAGTGAGATTATGCTTAATAAAATGGGAGCTTGCATTGAGTATTTAAATGAGGATAAAACTTTTATCAAAATCAATCCTTTAAAAGAAAAATTAAAAGCATTTGAAGTATGTGTACCAAATGATCCATCATCAGCCTTTTACTTTGCCTTAGCTGCTTGTATTTTACCTCATTCAAAAGTAGTCTTAAAAAATGTTTTGTTAAATAAAACACGCATTGAAGCCTTTAAAATTTTAGAAAAAATGGGTGCAAAGATCACTTATAATATTACTAATAAAGATTTTGAAAGTATTGGAGAAATTTGTGTTGAAAGTGCGCCTTTAAAGGCGGTAAATGTGAGTGAAAATATCGCATGGTTGATTGATGAAATTCCAGCTTTGGCTATAGCTTTTGCTTGTGCAAAAGGAAAAAGCATTATAAAAAATGCTAAAGAATTGCGCGTAAAAGAAAGTGATAGAATCAAATCAATTGTATTAAATTTGCAAAAATGTGGCATAAAAGTAAAAGAATTTGAAGATGGCTTTGAAGTAGAAGGCGGCGAAGTTAAAAATGCTAAAATAGAAAGCTTTGGAGATCATAGAATTGCGATGAGTTTTTTAATTTTAGGTTTAAGATGTGGAATGGAAGTAGATGATAGTGAATGCATCAAAACTTCTTTTCCAAATTTTATTGAGATTTTAAAGCAAATAGGAGCTAAGATTGGAGATTGA
- the pheT gene encoding phenylalanine--tRNA ligase subunit beta, translating into MIISRNWLNEWIDLSEISTQTIVNTLNSIGLEVDSFKSVKAPQKVVIGKVLEKVKHENSDKLNICKVDVGNEILQIVCGAKNVDKDQFVAVSLVGAVLPSGLEIKPAKLRGVESMGMICSSSELGFGKSNEGIMVLDESMGELVLGKALNEYDLFNDELIEIELTPNRGDCLSLYGVARDLSAALDLNLKELNPLKESENSVGIGRILSVKNQSDVEGFFAYKALEIKEEFKLNITIQIRLALIEAYKNNNIENLLTYATHASGVIFCAYDFHKLCQDCQIDEKIVLEIKTQEHGEYGVYYKDELIALAGIEQEDKFKINDESKIIIIEANYTHPQTIANAIAFYKKKNDTIYRSLRGSEPKLSLGMEYLFNECLKISAMGVFSGSQQVFKENEANIIGIFGTEIDKIIGMPIDKNNLVKILRKLGFEISVVNDEQFNIKIPLHRSDIVNIADISEEIVRIIGIDNIPSKALEFREKNRLNQVYFDYQELKNLRLKASNNGYFESVHYVLDNEEELSQLGFKCIKNKLINPITNELNTLRSTLINHLLNAVSFNLRNSKKKIKLFECGSVFDEFSNEHAKFAMIFSGYKEEAKITNKAKPVLVDFYTFLVELKSIIGEFSLQKSEYAFLSPYEQANVYKNGKRIGFVGRVHLSIENERDLVKTYICELDLEGLKQDFKTAKAYSKFPSMSRDLSIVIPKGFEYEKIKHTIAKLNIERLESFRVVDLYTDENLGDFYSLTINLVFRDFEKTLEDNIILEYIDKIIKALDDEHGLKLR; encoded by the coding sequence ATGATTATTAGTAGAAATTGGTTAAATGAATGGATTGATTTAAGTGAAATATCAACACAAACTATAGTAAATACTTTAAATTCCATAGGATTAGAGGTTGATAGTTTCAAAAGTGTTAAAGCTCCCCAAAAAGTTGTAATAGGTAAGGTTTTAGAAAAAGTTAAACATGAAAATTCAGATAAATTGAATATTTGTAAAGTAGATGTTGGGAATGAAATCTTACAAATTGTTTGTGGTGCAAAAAATGTTGATAAAGATCAATTTGTAGCCGTATCTTTAGTAGGTGCAGTGCTTCCTAGCGGACTTGAGATAAAACCTGCCAAACTTAGAGGGGTTGAATCTATGGGTATGATTTGCTCTTCTAGTGAGCTTGGTTTTGGAAAAAGTAATGAAGGCATTATGGTTTTAGATGAAAGTATGGGAGAGTTAGTTTTAGGAAAAGCTCTTAATGAATATGATTTGTTTAATGATGAATTAATTGAAATAGAACTTACTCCAAATCGCGGGGATTGCTTGAGTTTATATGGTGTTGCTAGAGATTTAAGTGCAGCACTTGATTTAAATTTAAAAGAATTAAACCCTTTAAAAGAAAGTGAAAATAGCGTAGGTATAGGAAGAATACTAAGTGTTAAAAATCAAAGTGATGTTGAAGGATTTTTTGCTTATAAGGCACTAGAGATTAAAGAAGAATTTAAGTTAAATATCACGATACAAATTCGTCTTGCTTTGATTGAAGCATATAAAAATAACAACATAGAAAATCTTTTAACTTATGCAACTCATGCAAGTGGAGTGATTTTTTGTGCTTATGATTTTCATAAGCTTTGTCAAGATTGTCAAATTGATGAAAAGATTGTTTTAGAGATTAAAACTCAAGAGCATGGAGAGTATGGGGTTTATTATAAAGATGAGTTGATTGCTTTAGCAGGTATAGAGCAAGAAGATAAATTTAAAATTAATGATGAGAGTAAAATCATCATTATAGAAGCAAACTATACTCATCCTCAAACTATAGCAAATGCAATAGCCTTTTATAAAAAGAAAAATGATACTATATATCGTTCTTTAAGAGGCAGTGAGCCTAAGCTTTCTTTGGGAATGGAGTATTTATTTAATGAGTGCTTAAAAATTAGTGCAATGGGTGTTTTTTCAGGAAGCCAACAAGTTTTTAAAGAAAATGAAGCAAATATTATTGGGATTTTTGGTACAGAGATTGATAAAATCATTGGTATGCCTATAGATAAAAATAATTTAGTCAAAATTCTTAGAAAACTAGGCTTTGAAATAAGTGTGGTAAATGATGAACAATTTAATATTAAAATTCCACTTCACCGTAGTGATATAGTAAATATAGCTGATATTAGTGAAGAAATAGTAAGAATTATCGGTATTGATAATATCCCATCAAAAGCTTTAGAATTTAGAGAAAAAAATCGCTTAAATCAAGTATATTTTGATTATCAAGAGCTTAAAAATTTAAGATTAAAAGCAAGTAATAATGGATATTTTGAAAGTGTGCATTATGTTTTGGATAATGAAGAAGAATTAAGTCAGCTAGGATTTAAATGTATTAAAAACAAACTCATTAATCCTATTACTAACGAACTTAATACTTTAAGAAGTACTTTAATAAATCATCTTTTAAATGCAGTAAGCTTTAATCTAAGAAATTCAAAAAAGAAAATCAAGCTTTTTGAGTGTGGTAGTGTTTTTGATGAGTTTTCAAACGAGCATGCTAAATTTGCGATGATCTTTAGTGGTTACAAAGAAGAAGCTAAAATCACAAATAAGGCCAAACCTGTTTTGGTAGATTTTTATACCTTTTTAGTAGAATTAAAAAGCATTATAGGTGAGTTTAGTTTACAAAAATCAGAATATGCATTTTTAAGCCCATATGAACAAGCAAATGTATATAAAAATGGCAAGCGTATAGGTTTTGTAGGTAGAGTACATTTAAGTATAGAAAATGAAAGGGATTTGGTTAAAACTTATATTTGTGAGCTTGATTTGGAAGGCTTAAAACAAGACTTTAAAACCGCTAAAGCATATTCTAAATTTCCATCTATGAGCAGGGATTTAAGTATAGTAATACCTAAGGGTTTTGAATATGAAAAAATCAAACACACTATTGCTAAATTAAATATCGAAAGATTAGAAAGCTTTAGAGTGGTAGATTTATATACAGATGAAAATTTAGGCGATTTTTATAGCTTGACTATTAATTTGGTATTTAGAGATTTTGAAAAAACTTTAGAAGATAATATTATCCTTGAATATATTGATAAAATCATCAAAGCTTTAGATGATGAGCATGGTTTAAAACTTCGATGA
- the efp gene encoding elongation factor P — translation MASYGMGDLKKGLKIEIDGIPFKIVEYQHVKPGKGPAFVRIKIKSFIDGKVLEKTFHAGDKCESPNLEEKQMQYLYDDGENCQFMDTQTYEQVAISDEDVGEAKKWMLDGTMVDVLFHNGKAIGVEVPQVMELKIIETAPNFKGDTQGSNKKPATLETGAVVQIPFHVLEGEVIRVDTVRGEYIERANK, via the coding sequence ATGGCTTCTTATGGAATGGGAGATTTAAAAAAAGGTTTAAAAATAGAAATTGATGGTATTCCTTTTAAAATCGTAGAATATCAACATGTAAAACCAGGAAAAGGTCCTGCTTTTGTTCGTATTAAAATTAAATCTTTTATCGATGGTAAGGTTTTGGAAAAAACTTTCCATGCAGGGGATAAATGTGAATCTCCAAATTTAGAAGAAAAACAAATGCAATATCTATACGATGATGGTGAAAATTGTCAATTTATGGATACCCAAACTTATGAGCAAGTTGCAATTAGCGATGAAGATGTGGGTGAAGCTAAAAAATGGATGCTTGATGGAACCATGGTAGATGTTTTATTTCACAATGGAAAAGCAATTGGTGTGGAAGTACCTCAAGTAATGGAACTTAAAATTATTGAAACGGCACCAAATTTTAAAGGCGATACTCAAGGCTCAAACAAAAAACCAGCTACTTTAGAAACAGGTGCAGTAGTGCAAATTCCTTTCCATGTATTAGAAGGGGAAGTAATCCGCGTTGATACTGTGCGTGGAGAGTATATAGAAAGAGCAAATAAATAA
- a CDS encoding 30S ribosomal protein S1, whose translation MSEVNKKVQNRLEDIIIEEDFEQMLEESFKSDEEATTQGIIVAIKGDEVFVNVGQKSEGILVAEEIQNEKGEFIFKEGDTLEVAIVGSRGGRSLLSHKKALRKQKVKEFINNYKDDESIFDVKIIGKNRGGFVAVDEDGVEFFLPKSQSSFKDSNNIINKTFKVKIIKIDKEAQSIVVSRKKIVDEERKKRKEIISNVLNQEEIIEGVVKKITTYGMFVDVGGVDGLVHYSEISYKGPVNPSSLYNEGDKVPVKVIKYDKDKKHLSLSIKLAMPDPWDEIKDGLEVGDTIKVTVSNIEPYGAFVDLGNDIEGFLHISEISWDKNAKNPKDYINEGQELDVEVIEINAKERRLRVSLKNLLAKPFDEFLKSYKVGDVLKGSVTSVTNFGAFIKIANLEGLLHNEDASWNRSDKCKDMYKVGDVVEVKIIKLDKENQKISLSTKELQKSPVQVYAQKHQVNDVISGKIRDIKDFGVFVELEEGVDALIHKEDLGNIDFSSLKVGDTIEALIVFIDEKKNRIRLSVKSLARMKEREALNEINDNDKVTLGDIIKDQLL comes from the coding sequence ATGAGCGAGGTGAACAAAAAAGTTCAAAACAGACTAGAGGATATTATCATAGAAGAAGATTTTGAGCAAATGCTTGAAGAATCTTTTAAGTCTGATGAGGAGGCAACTACACAGGGTATAATTGTCGCGATTAAAGGCGATGAGGTATTTGTAAATGTAGGACAAAAATCAGAAGGTATTTTAGTAGCAGAAGAAATTCAAAACGAAAAAGGCGAATTTATCTTCAAAGAAGGTGATACATTAGAAGTTGCTATAGTAGGTTCTCGCGGTGGCAGATCTTTACTTTCTCATAAAAAAGCTTTAAGAAAACAAAAAGTTAAAGAATTTATTAACAATTATAAAGATGATGAAAGTATATTTGATGTAAAAATCATTGGTAAAAATAGAGGTGGCTTTGTAGCTGTGGATGAAGATGGAGTGGAGTTTTTCCTACCAAAATCACAAAGCAGTTTTAAAGATTCAAACAATATTATCAATAAAACTTTTAAAGTTAAAATTATAAAAATAGATAAAGAAGCTCAGAGTATAGTAGTTTCTAGAAAAAAAATAGTAGATGAGGAAAGAAAAAAACGCAAAGAAATTATTTCAAATGTATTAAATCAAGAAGAAATTATAGAAGGTGTTGTTAAAAAAATCACTACTTACGGTATGTTTGTTGATGTAGGTGGTGTTGATGGTTTAGTTCATTATAGCGAAATTTCTTATAAAGGACCAGTAAATCCTAGTTCGTTGTATAATGAAGGTGATAAAGTTCCTGTAAAAGTGATTAAATATGATAAAGATAAAAAACATCTTTCTTTATCTATAAAACTTGCCATGCCTGATCCTTGGGATGAAATTAAAGATGGTTTAGAAGTTGGCGATACTATTAAAGTTACGGTTTCAAATATAGAACCATATGGTGCTTTTGTAGATTTAGGAAATGATATAGAAGGATTTTTACATATAAGTGAAATTTCTTGGGATAAAAATGCTAAAAATCCAAAAGACTATATTAACGAAGGTCAAGAGCTTGATGTGGAAGTGATTGAAATTAATGCTAAAGAAAGAAGACTTAGAGTTTCTTTAAAAAATTTATTAGCAAAACCTTTTGATGAGTTTTTAAAATCATATAAAGTAGGTGATGTGCTAAAAGGCAGCGTTACTTCTGTGACTAATTTTGGCGCCTTTATAAAAATTGCTAATTTAGAAGGTTTATTGCATAATGAAGATGCTTCTTGGAATAGAAGTGATAAATGTAAAGATATGTATAAAGTTGGTGATGTTGTAGAAGTTAAAATCATTAAACTAGATAAAGAAAATCAAAAAATTTCTTTAAGTACTAAAGAATTACAAAAAAGTCCTGTTCAAGTTTATGCTCAAAAACACCAAGTAAATGATGTTATTTCTGGTAAAATTAGAGATATTAAAGATTTTGGAGTTTTTGTAGAGCTTGAAGAAGGCGTTGATGCGCTTATTCATAAAGAGGATTTAGGTAATATTGATTTTTCAAGTTTAAAAGTAGGTGATACAATAGAAGCTTTGATTGTTTTCATTGATGAAAAGAAAAATAGAATTCGTTTAAGCGTAAAAAGCCTTGCAAGAATGAAAGAAAGAGAAGCATTAAATGAAATCAATGATAATGACAAAGTAACTTTAGGTGATATTATCAAAGATCAACTTTTATAA
- the serA gene encoding phosphoglycerate dehydrogenase has protein sequence MKKIIVCDAILDKGVELLRKADDVELIEAAHLPKDKLLTKLNDVDVAITRSSTDVDLKFINACSNLKALVRAGVGVDNVDIDECSKKGIIVMNVPTANTIAAVELTMNHLLCSARSFVNAHNFLKIQRKWEREKWYGVELMNKTLGVIGFGNIGSRVAVRAKAFGMKVIAYDPYVVASKMTDLGIECVNSLDVILTQSDFITIHTPKTKETTDMISFEEISKMKDGVRLINCARGGLYNEDALCEGLKSGKIAWLGIDVFNKEPATNHPFLDFENVSVTSHLGANTLESQENIAIQACEQALNAARGISYPNALNLPIKTEDLPSFVAPYIELISKMGFLAAQLDKTPIKAIKLESEGQISEYNESLLTFATVSVLRGILGENINYINAHFVAKDKGVELSSCILPSSGYSNKITIKVITDNSNLSISGTIFGENEQRIVELNGFDVDFKPKGKMIILNNNDIPGVIANVSGILAKNNVNIADFRLGRNGFGKALAVILLDTKISKALLEELRAIDACIFAEYAEI, from the coding sequence ATGAAAAAAATTATTGTATGTGATGCGATATTAGACAAAGGCGTAGAACTTTTAAGAAAAGCTGATGATGTTGAGCTTATCGAAGCAGCACATTTGCCTAAAGATAAACTTTTAACAAAATTAAATGATGTAGATGTTGCTATTACTAGAAGTTCAACGGATGTGGATTTGAAATTTATCAATGCATGTTCTAATTTAAAAGCTTTAGTTAGAGCAGGCGTTGGGGTTGATAATGTTGATATAGATGAATGCTCTAAAAAAGGCATTATAGTAATGAATGTACCAACGGCTAATACCATAGCAGCAGTTGAGCTTACTATGAATCATTTATTATGCTCTGCAAGATCTTTTGTAAATGCTCATAATTTTTTAAAAATACAAAGAAAATGGGAAAGAGAAAAGTGGTATGGTGTTGAACTTATGAATAAAACTTTAGGAGTTATAGGTTTTGGTAATATAGGTTCAAGAGTGGCTGTACGTGCAAAAGCTTTTGGTATGAAAGTTATAGCTTATGATCCTTATGTGGTAGCTTCTAAAATGACTGATTTGGGTATAGAGTGTGTGAATTCTTTAGATGTAATCTTAACTCAAAGTGATTTTATTACCATACATACGCCAAAAACAAAAGAAACAACAGATATGATTTCTTTTGAAGAAATTTCTAAAATGAAAGATGGGGTAAGATTGATAAATTGTGCCAGAGGTGGTCTTTATAATGAAGATGCATTGTGTGAAGGTTTAAAAAGTGGTAAAATAGCTTGGCTTGGTATCGATGTGTTTAATAAAGAACCAGCAACTAATCATCCATTTTTAGACTTTGAAAATGTTTCTGTTACTTCTCATCTTGGTGCAAACACTTTAGAAAGTCAAGAAAATATCGCTATCCAAGCATGCGAGCAAGCTTTAAATGCTGCAAGAGGAATTTCTTATCCTAATGCTTTAAATTTACCGATTAAAACTGAAGATTTACCAAGTTTTGTAGCACCTTATATTGAGCTTATTTCCAAAATGGGCTTTTTGGCTGCTCAGCTTGATAAAACTCCTATTAAGGCTATTAAACTTGAGAGCGAAGGACAAATTAGCGAGTATAATGAGTCTTTACTAACTTTTGCAACAGTGAGTGTTTTAAGAGGAATTTTAGGTGAGAATATTAATTATATTAACGCACATTTTGTAGCTAAAGATAAGGGCGTAGAACTTTCTTCTTGTATTCTACCAAGTAGTGGTTATAGTAATAAAATCACTATAAAAGTAATTACAGATAATTCTAACCTTTCTATCTCAGGAACTATTTTTGGTGAAAATGAACAAAGAATAGTAGAATTAAATGGTTTTGATGTAGATTTTAAACCAAAAGGGAAAATGATAATTTTAAATAACAATGACATACCAGGAGTTATTGCTAATGTTAGCGGAATTTTAGCCAAAAATAATGTCAATATAGCTGATTTTAGACTTGGTAGAAATGGCTTTGGAAAAGCTTTGGCTGTAATTTTGCTTGATACGAAAATTTCAAAAGCTTTGCTTGAGGAATTAAGAGCTATTGATGCTTGTATTTTTGCAGAATATGCAGAAATTTAA
- the pheS gene encoding phenylalanine--tRNA ligase subunit alpha — translation MQDMIEKIASVNTLAELENIKVSVLGKKGILTLEFAKLKDLQGEEKKEFANGLNKTRDEFNEAYQIKLKELEEKALNEKMKQDVQDFSFFDETSNAGALHPIMQTMDKIIEYFTALNFSIEKGPLIEDDFHNFEALNLPQNHPARDMQDTFYFEDKTLLRSQTSPVQIRTMLSQKPPIRMIAPGAVFRRDFDITHTPMFHQVEGLVVEEGDKVNFANLKDMLEHFLKHMFGDVKVRFRPSFFPFTEPSAEVDISCVFCKGCGCRVCKQTGWLEVLGCGVVDPNVYKFVGYKNVSGYAFGLGVERFAMLLHKIPDLRSMFEGDLRLLEQFR, via the coding sequence TTGCAAGATATGATAGAAAAAATTGCTTCTGTAAATACTTTAGCAGAGCTTGAAAATATAAAAGTAAGTGTTTTAGGAAAAAAGGGTATTTTGACTTTAGAATTTGCAAAGTTAAAAGATTTGCAAGGTGAAGAAAAAAAAGAATTTGCCAATGGTTTAAATAAAACAAGAGATGAATTTAATGAGGCTTATCAAATAAAATTAAAAGAATTAGAAGAAAAAGCTTTAAATGAAAAAATGAAACAAGATGTGCAAGATTTTAGCTTTTTTGATGAAACTTCAAATGCAGGTGCTTTGCACCCAATCATGCAAACTATGGATAAAATCATAGAATATTTTACAGCTTTAAATTTCAGTATAGAAAAAGGGCCTTTGATCGAGGATGATTTTCATAATTTTGAAGCATTGAATTTACCACAAAATCATCCTGCAAGAGATATGCAAGATACTTTTTATTTTGAAGATAAAACCTTGCTTAGATCTCAAACTTCTCCAGTTCAAATTAGAACTATGCTATCTCAAAAACCACCTATTAGAATGATAGCACCAGGTGCAGTTTTTAGAAGAGATTTTGATATTACTCATACCCCTATGTTTCATCAAGTAGAAGGACTTGTGGTAGAAGAAGGCGATAAGGTAAATTTTGCAAATTTAAAAGATATGCTAGAGCATTTTTTAAAACATATGTTTGGCGATGTAAAAGTGCGTTTTAGACCAAGCTTTTTTCCTTTTACAGAGCCATCTGCTGAAGTAGATATTTCTTGTGTGTTTTGTAAAGGTTGTGGATGTAGGGTTTGTAAGCAAACAGGATGGCTTGAAGTTTTAGGATGTGGCGTTGTTGACCCTAATGTTTATAAATTTGTTGGTTATAAAAATGTAAGTGGTTATGCTTTTGGTTTGGGTGTGGAGCGTTTTGCTATGCTTTTACATAAAATTCCTGATTTGCGTTCTATGTTTGAAGGTGATTTAAGATTATTGGAGCAATTTAGATGA